A single region of the Candidatus Peregrinibacteria bacterium genome encodes:
- the sdaAB gene encoding L-serine ammonia-lyase, iron-sulfur-dependent, subunit beta: protein MRDTWSIFDVIGPVMMGPSSSHTAGACKLGYMAGIIFGKKPTKCVLRLHGSFGEVYQGHRTDVALVGGILGMLPSDTNLKDAFKKAKAAHIEIEVVPTNLGNGFHPNTVDFVLYSGNDRMRIIGSSLGGGKVVISEIDKVNVSLTGSYSSLLICYDNTKFNLSHIMKYAAEQNITIVKMETTQYKDRSLIDIEIREQFETPIVHEIEVFEGVHWARFVNHISHFTEVGL from the coding sequence ATGCGAGACACTTGGAGTATTTTCGACGTCATCGGTCCAGTGATGATGGGTCCATCGAGTTCACACACCGCCGGTGCGTGTAAACTCGGATATATGGCGGGCATCATTTTTGGAAAAAAGCCAACAAAGTGTGTCCTCCGCCTTCATGGGTCATTTGGAGAAGTATATCAAGGACATCGCACCGATGTTGCTCTTGTTGGTGGAATCCTCGGGATGTTGCCGTCGGATACAAATTTGAAAGATGCTTTCAAAAAAGCAAAAGCAGCTCATATTGAGATTGAAGTTGTTCCTACGAATCTCGGGAACGGCTTTCATCCAAATACCGTAGATTTTGTGCTGTACTCTGGAAATGATCGAATGAGAATCATTGGCTCATCGCTCGGAGGAGGAAAAGTCGTAATCTCTGAGATCGACAAGGTCAATGTTTCCCTCACGGGATCATACTCTTCACTCCTCATTTGTTACGATAATACAAAATTTAATTTAAGCCATATCATGAAGTACGCTGCAGAGCAAAATATTACCATCGTAAAAATGGAGACTACTCAATATAAAGATCGATCTCTCATTGACATTGAGATTCGCGAACAGTTTGAAACTCCTATCGTTCACGAAATTGAAGTTTTTGAAGGAGTGCATTGGGCACGGTTTGTGAATCACATTTCTCATTTTACCGAAGTTGGACTTTAA
- the sdaAA gene encoding L-serine ammonia-lyase, iron-sulfur-dependent, subunit alpha encodes MSFQFYSAKKLLEIIEANKFTRISDVVIETEKELTGHSSEEIFENMRRRLLIMRESIRAGQKKTLKSKSGMVGGESKLMKNLRGKEIFLSELMRKATEYALSVMEVSACMGKIVAAPTAGSSGILPGCLWALQENLHLAEEEVVRGLLTAAGIGVIIGNISTFSAAEAGCQAEVGASAAMTAAGISEVRGLSAERCINAAALALKNMLGLACDPIAGLVEVPCVKRNAFGVVHAMTASDMSYAGITSIVPFDEVVKAMNNIAKNMNENIRETAKGGLAMSKTGKKISEKVYGKKTT; translated from the coding sequence ATGTCTTTTCAATTTTATTCGGCAAAAAAACTCCTCGAAATTATCGAGGCAAACAAATTTACGCGCATTTCTGATGTCGTTATTGAAACGGAAAAGGAACTTACGGGACATTCTTCTGAAGAAATTTTCGAAAACATGAGGAGACGTCTTCTCATCATGAGAGAATCTATTCGTGCAGGGCAGAAAAAAACACTGAAATCGAAAAGCGGAATGGTAGGAGGAGAATCAAAACTCATGAAGAATTTGCGTGGGAAAGAAATCTTCCTTTCCGAACTCATGAGGAAAGCAACGGAGTATGCACTTTCAGTCATGGAGGTAAGCGCATGCATGGGAAAAATTGTCGCTGCTCCAACAGCCGGATCTTCCGGAATTCTTCCAGGTTGCCTCTGGGCACTCCAAGAAAACTTGCATCTCGCGGAAGAAGAAGTTGTTCGAGGTCTTCTTACTGCAGCCGGTATTGGTGTTATTATTGGAAATATTTCGACATTTTCTGCGGCAGAAGCAGGATGCCAAGCGGAAGTAGGAGCATCTGCAGCGATGACAGCTGCAGGAATTTCAGAAGTGCGAGGTCTCTCCGCAGAACGATGCATAAATGCCGCTGCACTTGCTCTCAAAAATATGCTCGGACTCGCATGCGACCCCATTGCAGGACTTGTGGAAGTCCCGTGTGTAAAAAGAAATGCTTTTGGTGTCGTGCACGCCATGACTGCGAGTGATATGAGCTACGCCGGGATTACGAGTATTGTTCCATTTGATGAAGTCGTAAAAGCAATGAATAACATCGCCAAAAACATGAATGAAAATATTCGTGAAACTGCAAAAGGAGGACTTGCCATGAGTAAAACGGGAAAGAAAATATCTGAAAAAGTGTATGGGAAAAAAACCACATAA
- a CDS encoding Crp/Fnr family transcriptional regulator: MAKTPMRPKFWYLKQFNLFEGITDSDLMAIENFTIEHYLGKKELVFEPGRKLDTVYILKEGEVILYQVHEGKKIILDILKPGSFFGNISLNPNEQTTHYAEASDNIRICALSTEAFLAVVRRYPEIVLRLLQMVTEKMREYEDRIKSTTVLTAKEHVLEAIKIIQRNDERNFLPRILRKRTKITHEKLASFTGLARETVTKAISELEKEGKLKVDGRKIISDAESVQ, encoded by the coding sequence ATGGCAAAAACACCAATGCGCCCGAAATTTTGGTATCTGAAGCAATTTAATTTATTCGAAGGAATTACAGATTCTGATCTCATGGCGATTGAGAATTTTACGATTGAACATTATTTGGGGAAAAAAGAACTCGTTTTTGAGCCAGGAAGAAAGCTCGATACGGTGTATATTTTAAAAGAGGGCGAGGTGATACTCTATCAAGTACATGAAGGGAAGAAGATAATTCTCGATATTCTGAAACCCGGGTCATTTTTTGGGAATATTTCTCTGAATCCAAATGAACAAACCACTCATTACGCTGAAGCAAGCGATAATATACGTATTTGTGCGCTTTCAACAGAAGCATTTCTTGCGGTAGTGCGGCGATATCCAGAAATAGTCCTCAGACTTCTTCAAATGGTTACGGAAAAAATGCGCGAATATGAAGACCGTATTAAGTCCACAACGGTTTTAACGGCGAAGGAACATGTTTTAGAGGCAATAAAAATCATTCAGCGAAACGATGAAAGGAATTTTCTCCCGAGAATTCTGCGGAAAAGGACAAAAATTACTCATGAAAAACTCGCATCTTTTACAGGACTTGCCCGTGAAACCGTTACAAAGGCAATTTCTGAACTCGAGAAAGAAGGAAAGTTAAAAGTAGATGGACGCAAAATAATTTCCGATGCCGAAAGCGTCCAATAA